A portion of the Bifidobacterium lemurum genome contains these proteins:
- a CDS encoding ABC transporter ATP-binding protein, protein MRRTAMQPSEIAVHIADVEFRRRRRVILTDVNLTVKRGEKWVLFGPNGIGKSSLVQMMSTRGFPSNGTVDILGNRLGKVDVFSYRNRIGLSSAELSRAFPPQEDPLDAVVTALTATTGRWREDFTDEDYAKARGLMTQFGIDYLEGKMMFKLSEGERTRVLICRALMADPDLLILDEPTTGLDLGGRELALRALSRIGEEDADRTVVLVTHRLEEIPVGFDHVAIMGRITGSEADAYADNVAGNDPAPGTIIYTGDLEHGFTAERLSAIFGLDLTVTHDNGRWGAFASAAK, encoded by the coding sequence ATGAGGAGGACAGCCATGCAACCATCTGAAATCGCCGTGCATATCGCCGATGTGGAGTTCCGCCGCCGCAGGCGTGTGATCCTGACCGATGTGAACCTCACCGTCAAGCGTGGCGAGAAGTGGGTGCTGTTCGGCCCCAACGGCATCGGCAAATCCTCTCTGGTGCAGATGATGAGCACGCGTGGATTCCCCTCCAACGGCACGGTCGACATCCTGGGCAACCGTTTGGGCAAGGTCGACGTGTTCTCCTATCGCAACCGCATCGGTTTGAGCTCCGCGGAGCTTTCGCGCGCGTTCCCGCCTCAGGAGGATCCGCTCGACGCCGTGGTGACCGCGCTCACCGCCACCACCGGCCGTTGGCGCGAGGACTTCACCGACGAGGATTATGCCAAGGCGCGTGGTCTCATGACCCAGTTCGGCATCGACTATCTTGAAGGCAAGATGATGTTCAAACTCTCCGAGGGCGAACGCACTCGCGTGCTGATCTGCCGCGCGCTGATGGCCGACCCGGATCTGCTCATCCTCGACGAGCCGACCACGGGCCTTGATCTGGGCGGCCGCGAGCTCGCCTTGCGGGCGCTCAGCCGCATCGGCGAGGAGGACGCCGACCGCACGGTGGTCCTCGTCACGCACCGTCTCGAGGAGATTCCCGTCGGATTCGACCATGTGGCCATCATGGGCCGCATCACCGGCAGCGAGGCCGACGCCTACGCCGATAATGTGGCGGGCAACGATCCCGCCCCCGGCACGATCATCTACACCGGCGACCTCGAGCACGGTTTCACCGCCGAGCGGCTCAGCGCCATCTTCGGCCTCGACCTCACCGTGACCCACGACAACGGCCGTTGGGGAGCCTTCGCATCCGCCGCAAAATAG
- a CDS encoding SixA phosphatase family protein → MGVNVSKVAKKAKNYKHVLLLMRHAKAEPFNPDGDRSREITDKGLKQAKKVAKGLVGMKLMPGRIACSAATRGTQTLERMLKTFGDEPTVDYRQSLYDGGMQSIFDELAHTKPKTRVLMVLGHEPTVSICSQWLASSDSDPAALDLLNLGVSPASVVVFASNKPFDQWQTHSGDLLAVITAKDFD, encoded by the coding sequence ATGGGCGTCAACGTGAGCAAGGTGGCCAAAAAGGCCAAGAACTACAAGCATGTTCTGCTGCTGATGCGGCATGCCAAGGCCGAGCCGTTCAACCCGGACGGCGACCGCAGCCGCGAGATCACCGACAAAGGGCTCAAGCAGGCGAAGAAGGTGGCCAAGGGACTGGTCGGCATGAAGCTCATGCCCGGCCGCATCGCCTGTTCGGCGGCGACGCGTGGCACGCAGACGTTGGAGCGCATGCTCAAAACCTTCGGCGACGAGCCGACCGTCGACTACCGCCAAAGCCTGTACGACGGCGGCATGCAGAGCATCTTCGACGAGCTGGCGCACACCAAGCCGAAAACCCGCGTGCTGATGGTGCTCGGACATGAGCCCACCGTATCGATCTGCAGCCAATGGCTCGCCTCATCCGACTCTGATCCGGCCGCGCTCGACCTGCTCAATCTAGGCGTCTCGCCCGCCTCCGTGGTGGTGTTCGCCTCGAACAAGCCTTTCGACCAGTGGCAGACCCACAGCGGCGACCTGCTCGCCGTGATCACCGCCAAGGATTTCGACTAA
- a CDS encoding alpha/beta hydrolase, with the protein MTNETTMSTPEGVPYEYWTEVDGDLKDCPGSLATVIREARLGFVRYDEARVPLWHDPEGIDVIEDLGYVDDADEVRGHRLDLYLPHDAVIRGGRTLPVYVDVHGGGFVYGYKELNRNFCTHLAERGFAVFSLNYRPLPQTDFVGQLRDIAQALTWIREHRHEYPIAQDGVWMTGDSAGGCLAFFTTVIEHSPELARQIGVTPSGVNVLGAALISGVYDMLPYIPREDRESRIDPDHSSLLHKFSDIMLGCVKDLDPRALDLGEITSTVDLPPLFLNTSSDDFIQNETLRLAMHLAEAGKDFELHDWKTGKGESLGHVFPVCMTWLEESGITLDMIRDFTYARL; encoded by the coding sequence ATGACGAATGAGACTACGATGTCCACGCCCGAGGGAGTGCCGTACGAGTATTGGACGGAAGTGGACGGCGATCTGAAGGATTGTCCCGGATCCCTGGCCACGGTTATCAGAGAGGCTCGTCTGGGATTCGTGCGGTACGACGAGGCTCGCGTGCCGTTGTGGCACGACCCGGAGGGGATCGACGTCATCGAGGACCTTGGCTACGTCGATGACGCCGATGAGGTGCGCGGTCACAGACTTGACCTGTATCTGCCTCATGATGCCGTGATTCGTGGCGGGCGGACGCTGCCCGTGTACGTGGATGTGCATGGCGGCGGATTCGTATACGGATACAAGGAGCTCAACCGCAATTTCTGCACGCATCTGGCCGAGCGCGGCTTCGCCGTGTTCTCGTTGAACTACCGTCCGCTGCCTCAAACCGATTTCGTCGGCCAATTGCGGGATATCGCCCAAGCGCTGACATGGATCCGTGAGCATCGTCATGAATATCCCATCGCGCAGGACGGCGTATGGATGACCGGCGATTCCGCCGGTGGATGTTTGGCGTTCTTCACCACGGTGATCGAACATTCTCCGGAACTAGCCCGCCAGATCGGTGTGACCCCCAGCGGCGTCAATGTTCTGGGAGCGGCTTTGATCTCCGGCGTGTATGACATGCTTCCGTATATTCCGCGCGAGGATCGCGAGTCCCGGATCGATCCCGATCATAGTTCCCTACTGCATAAATTCTCCGACATCATGTTGGGATGCGTGAAGGATCTGGACCCACGCGCGTTGGATCTTGGAGAGATCACAAGCACGGTCGACCTGCCGCCGTTGTTCCTGAACACAAGCAGCGACGATTTCATCCAGAACGAGACCTTGCGTCTCGCCATGCATCTGGCCGAAGCGGGCAAGGACTTCGAACTGCACGATTGGAAGACCGGCAAAGGCGAGAGCCTAGGCCACGTGTTCCCCGTATGCATGACATGGCTTGAGGAAAGCGGCATCACGCTCGACATGATCCGCGACTTCACCTACGCTCGCCTGTGA
- a CDS encoding IS110 family transposase: protein MTPPMETIYAGVDTHTDTHTLALLDWRGRPLATRTFPTDAAGYEALAGMLPDPSRVVVGVEGTNSYGAALARRLAAAGYETREVLRPKRAVRRRDGKSDPVDAAEAARSVMAGDGTGPKSSDGWVEALRHLNTQRDRLVSAMTTLSNSVNGMLVTAPETVRDRYRSLRTGRRMTRLAACRPAGGPVERAALTAMKASATAWKALREQADGLERAMREILEEHARALLDLNGVGVVTAATLAVVAGDNPERVRSEAAFAKLCGACPLPASSGRTSRHRLNRGGNRQGNKALHQIAVVRLRHHQPTRDYMAKRTREGKSKMETIRCLKRYIAREIHRVLIAVRDGDPGREPPARRGAMLRELRLSHALTQRQVGQALGVPSSRISEIERGARDLPELERRATQWIHSTTDTPPQQQLDKL from the coding sequence ATGACGCCGCCCATGGAGACGATCTACGCCGGGGTGGACACCCACACCGACACCCACACGCTCGCCCTGCTCGACTGGCGCGGACGGCCGCTGGCCACGCGGACGTTCCCGACCGACGCCGCCGGCTACGAGGCGCTGGCGGGCATGCTGCCCGACCCGTCCCGGGTCGTGGTGGGCGTGGAGGGGACCAACTCGTACGGCGCGGCCCTGGCCCGCAGGCTCGCCGCCGCGGGCTACGAGACGCGCGAGGTGCTGCGCCCCAAACGCGCGGTGCGCCGCAGGGACGGCAAGTCCGACCCCGTCGACGCCGCCGAGGCGGCCAGGAGCGTCATGGCCGGAGACGGGACCGGGCCGAAGAGCTCGGACGGCTGGGTCGAGGCCCTGCGCCACCTCAACACGCAGCGCGACCGGCTGGTGTCGGCCATGACCACGCTGTCCAACAGCGTCAACGGCATGCTCGTCACCGCGCCCGAGACCGTCCGGGACCGCTACCGGAGCCTGAGGACCGGGAGGCGCATGACCCGCCTTGCCGCCTGCCGGCCCGCCGGCGGGCCGGTCGAGCGCGCCGCGCTCACCGCGATGAAGGCGTCCGCGACGGCGTGGAAGGCCCTCCGCGAACAGGCGGACGGGCTCGAGAGGGCGATGCGCGAGATCCTCGAGGAACACGCCCGCGCGCTGCTCGACCTGAACGGGGTCGGCGTCGTCACCGCGGCCACCCTGGCCGTCGTCGCCGGCGACAACCCCGAACGAGTCAGAAGCGAGGCCGCGTTCGCCAAACTGTGCGGCGCGTGCCCCCTGCCCGCCTCCAGCGGCAGGACCAGCCGCCACCGGCTCAACCGGGGAGGCAACCGGCAGGGCAACAAGGCCCTGCACCAGATCGCCGTCGTGCGCCTGCGCCACCACCAGCCCACCCGCGACTACATGGCCAAAAGGACCCGCGAGGGCAAAAGCAAGATGGAGACCATCCGCTGCCTCAAACGCTACATCGCCCGCGAGATCCACCGCGTCCTCATCGCCGTCCGCGACGGCGACCCCGGACGCGAGCCACCCGCCCGGCGCGGCGCCATGCTGCGCGAACTGAGGCTCTCCCACGCGCTGACCCAGCGACAGGTCGGACAGGCCCTCGGCGTGCCCTCCAGCAGGATCAGCGAGATCGAACGAGGCGCCCGCGACCTGCCCGAACTCGAACGACGAGCCACCCAATGGATCCACAGCACCACCGACACACCACCCCAACAACAGCTTGACAAACTATAG
- a CDS encoding glutamate synthase subunit beta has translation MSDPRGFLKVRTRRELAERPVEERIKDWCDVHAESGLQPWTREQAARCMDCGTPFCMTGCPLGNLIPEWNDLVRQGKWEDAYNRLSMTSNFPEFTSRICPALCESACVLGIFQPPTMIKNDELAIIDQAWQLGYVKPLPPQRLTDQTVAVVGSGPAGLACAQQLTRAGHTVVVYERDERVGGLLRFGIPNFKLDKGLIDRRVEQMEAEGTVFKTGVEIGKDISWDDLRDRYDAVVVAIGSTVPRDMNLPGRELKGIHFAMDFLPDATRRVYGLETKNDITAAGKHVVVIGGGDTGSDCLGTSIRQGAKDVTVLQIMPKEPTERPEGQPWPTYARLYQKTSSMEEGGTYMYSTDSVNFVGSDEEQARVHVENSTATEGFIADENGHVTGLRVVDVAPGENGPFTRQPGTERVIPADLVLISVGFLHPDTTTLVDQLPVELDGRGNVARNDGFATSQDGVFACGDAGRGQSLVVWAISEGRSCAAAVDEYLTGATELPKPIVASQRPMALPR, from the coding sequence ATGAGCGACCCGAGAGGATTTCTGAAAGTCCGCACCCGCCGCGAGTTGGCCGAGCGCCCCGTCGAGGAGCGCATCAAGGATTGGTGCGATGTGCACGCCGAATCCGGCCTGCAGCCGTGGACCCGCGAGCAGGCGGCCCGCTGCATGGATTGCGGTACCCCGTTCTGCATGACCGGCTGCCCGTTGGGCAACCTCATCCCCGAATGGAACGATCTGGTGCGTCAGGGCAAGTGGGAGGACGCCTACAACCGCCTGTCCATGACCAGCAACTTCCCCGAGTTCACCAGCCGCATCTGCCCGGCCCTGTGCGAGTCGGCCTGCGTGCTCGGCATCTTCCAGCCGCCGACGATGATCAAGAACGACGAGCTCGCCATCATCGACCAGGCGTGGCAGCTCGGCTATGTCAAGCCGCTGCCGCCGCAGCGCCTCACCGACCAGACCGTCGCGGTCGTCGGCTCCGGCCCCGCGGGTCTGGCCTGCGCCCAGCAGCTCACGCGCGCCGGCCACACAGTGGTCGTCTACGAGCGCGACGAGCGGGTCGGCGGCCTGCTGCGCTTCGGCATCCCGAACTTCAAGCTCGACAAGGGCCTGATCGACCGTCGCGTGGAGCAGATGGAGGCCGAGGGCACCGTGTTCAAGACGGGCGTGGAAATCGGCAAGGACATCTCCTGGGACGATCTGCGCGACCGATACGACGCGGTGGTCGTGGCCATCGGATCCACCGTGCCGCGCGATATGAACCTGCCCGGCCGCGAGCTCAAGGGCATCCACTTCGCCATGGACTTCCTGCCCGACGCGACCCGTCGTGTGTACGGTTTGGAGACCAAGAACGACATCACCGCCGCGGGCAAGCATGTGGTGGTGATCGGCGGCGGCGACACCGGCTCCGACTGCCTCGGCACCTCGATCCGTCAGGGCGCGAAGGACGTGACCGTGCTGCAGATCATGCCGAAGGAGCCCACCGAGCGCCCCGAGGGCCAGCCGTGGCCGACCTACGCCCGTCTGTACCAGAAGACCTCCTCGATGGAGGAGGGCGGCACCTACATGTACAGCACCGATTCGGTGAACTTCGTGGGTTCCGACGAGGAGCAGGCCCGTGTGCATGTCGAGAACTCGACCGCCACCGAAGGCTTCATCGCCGATGAGAACGGCCATGTGACCGGCTTGCGGGTCGTGGACGTGGCACCGGGGGAGAACGGTCCGTTCACCCGCCAGCCCGGCACCGAGCGCGTGATCCCCGCCGATCTGGTGCTGATCTCCGTGGGCTTCCTGCATCCGGACACCACCACGCTTGTCGACCAGCTGCCGGTGGAGTTGGACGGCCGCGGCAACGTGGCCCGCAACGACGGCTTCGCCACCTCGCAGGACGGCGTGTTCGCCTGCGGTGACGCCGGCCGCGGCCAGAGCCTGGTCGTGTGGGCCATCTCCGAAGGCCGTTCCTGCGCGGCCGCCGTCGACGAGTATCTGACCGGCGCGACCGAACTGCCCAAGCCGATCGTCGCCTCCCAGCGTCCGATGGCATTGCCGCGCTGA
- the metE gene encoding 5-methyltetrahydropteroyltriglutamate--homocysteine S-methyltransferase encodes MSALTSVSGFPRVGQNRELKKIIEGYWKGANTLDEVRATAKELRAKHWRLQQAAGIDLIPSNDFSFYDQVLDTAILLNAIPQRYQRLAFDNPEETLFAMGRGYQGEKGDVTALPMKKWFTTNYHYLVPEIDAATDIRLNGTKPFDEYLEAKELGIDTKPVLIGPYTFLKLARDPQAQELEFDKGLVNAVAAAYAEALAKFAELGAAWMQIDEPYLVLDKEPGDVELFKALYAKILPARDGKVKVLLNTYFGHIADVYETVNLLGFDGIGLDLNEGKDENLAALAQYGVAEGTVIFAGVVNGRNIWRNDYAVSLGLVDAVKQVTPNVAVSTASSLLHVPFSTEGENGLDEGVLKHFAFAVEKLGELRDVAELADADEDAKKASAALTANQALFDGTRVAADPAVAARLAQLTDADFTRQPARAERQRLQREALDLPLLPTTTIGSFPQTREVRAERAKLRKGEIDQTTYDAFIKRQIDDCIKSQEEIGLDVLVHGEFERNDMVEYFGQNLNGFLFTKNAWVQSYGTRCVKPPIVWGDVSRANPITVEWSAYAQSRTDRVMKGMLTGPVTILNWSWPREDITHEQQTQQLALAIRDEVLDLEAAGIKVIQIDEAALREKLPLRKTDWHAKYLDWAIPAFRLVHSAVKPATQIHTHMCYSEFNDIIRDIDAMDADVISFEASRGDLVVLDAIHEAEFETEAGPGVYDIHSPRIPSEAEIEERIGEILKKMDVSKVWINPDCGLKTRGVAETWPSLEHLVAATKAVRASLS; translated from the coding sequence ATGTCCGCTTTGACGTCCGTCTCAGGTTTCCCGCGCGTCGGCCAGAACCGAGAGCTCAAGAAGATCATCGAAGGCTACTGGAAAGGCGCCAACACGCTCGACGAGGTGCGTGCCACCGCCAAGGAGCTGCGCGCCAAGCATTGGAGGCTGCAGCAGGCCGCCGGCATCGATCTGATCCCCAGCAATGATTTCAGCTTCTACGATCAGGTGCTCGACACCGCCATCCTGCTCAACGCCATCCCGCAACGCTACCAGCGTCTCGCCTTCGACAATCCCGAGGAGACGCTGTTCGCCATGGGCCGCGGCTATCAGGGCGAGAAGGGCGATGTGACCGCCCTGCCGATGAAGAAGTGGTTCACCACCAACTACCACTATCTCGTGCCGGAGATCGACGCCGCCACCGACATCAGGCTCAACGGCACCAAGCCCTTCGACGAATACCTGGAGGCCAAGGAGCTCGGCATCGACACCAAGCCGGTGCTTATCGGCCCCTACACCTTCCTCAAGCTCGCCCGCGACCCGCAGGCCCAGGAGCTCGAGTTCGACAAGGGCCTGGTGAACGCCGTGGCCGCCGCCTATGCCGAAGCTCTCGCCAAATTCGCCGAGCTCGGCGCCGCTTGGATGCAGATCGACGAGCCGTATCTCGTGCTCGACAAGGAGCCGGGCGATGTGGAGCTGTTCAAGGCGCTGTACGCCAAGATCCTGCCCGCCCGCGACGGCAAGGTCAAAGTGCTGCTCAACACCTACTTCGGCCATATCGCCGACGTGTACGAGACCGTGAACCTGCTCGGCTTCGACGGCATCGGCCTGGATCTGAACGAAGGCAAGGACGAGAACCTCGCCGCCCTCGCGCAGTACGGCGTGGCCGAAGGCACCGTGATCTTCGCCGGCGTGGTCAACGGCCGCAACATCTGGCGCAACGACTACGCCGTGAGCCTCGGACTGGTGGACGCCGTCAAGCAGGTCACGCCGAACGTGGCCGTCTCCACAGCCAGCTCCCTGCTGCACGTGCCGTTCAGCACCGAAGGCGAGAACGGTCTCGACGAGGGGGTGCTCAAGCATTTCGCATTCGCCGTGGAGAAGCTCGGCGAGCTTCGCGACGTGGCCGAACTGGCCGACGCCGACGAGGACGCCAAGAAGGCCTCCGCCGCGCTCACCGCCAATCAGGCGCTGTTCGACGGCACCCGCGTGGCCGCCGATCCGGCCGTGGCGGCACGTCTGGCCCAGCTGACGGACGCCGATTTCACCCGCCAGCCCGCGCGCGCCGAACGCCAGCGGCTGCAGCGTGAGGCGCTGGACCTGCCTCTGCTGCCCACCACCACCATCGGATCCTTCCCGCAGACCCGCGAGGTGCGTGCCGAGCGCGCCAAGCTGCGCAAGGGTGAGATCGACCAGACCACCTACGACGCGTTCATCAAGCGGCAGATCGACGACTGCATCAAGAGCCAGGAGGAGATCGGCCTCGATGTGCTGGTGCATGGCGAGTTCGAACGCAACGATATGGTCGAGTACTTCGGCCAGAACCTCAACGGCTTCCTGTTCACCAAGAACGCGTGGGTGCAGTCCTACGGCACCCGTTGCGTCAAGCCTCCGATCGTGTGGGGCGACGTCTCGCGCGCCAATCCGATCACCGTGGAGTGGTCGGCCTACGCCCAGTCGCGCACGGACCGCGTGATGAAGGGCATGCTCACCGGCCCGGTGACGATCCTCAACTGGTCCTGGCCGCGCGAGGACATCACCCACGAGCAGCAGACCCAGCAGCTCGCCCTCGCCATCCGCGACGAAGTGCTCGATCTCGAGGCCGCCGGCATCAAGGTGATTCAGATCGACGAGGCCGCGCTGCGCGAGAAGCTGCCGCTGCGCAAAACCGACTGGCACGCGAAGTACCTCGATTGGGCGATCCCCGCGTTCCGTCTGGTCCACTCCGCGGTCAAGCCCGCCACGCAGATCCATACGCATATGTGCTATTCGGAGTTCAACGACATCATCCGCGACATCGACGCGATGGACGCCGACGTGATCTCCTTCGAAGCCTCGCGCGGCGACCTGGTGGTGCTCGACGCGATCCATGAGGCCGAGTTCGAAACCGAGGCGGGCCCGGGCGTGTACGACATCCACTCGCCGCGCATCCCCTCCGAGGCCGAGATCGAGGAGCGCATCGGCGAAATCCTGAAGAAGATGGACGTCTCCAAGGTCTGGATCAACCCCGACTGCGGCCTGAAGACCCGTGGCGTGGCCGAAACCTGGCCGAGCCTGGAGCATCTGGTCGCCGCGACCAAGGCCGTGCGCGCCTCGCTGAGCTGA
- the glgA gene encoding glycogen synthase, with the protein MKVDILTREYPPKVYGGAGVHAEELSKVLAERVDVTVRAFDGPRTEADIPEIPGDDPAGSLKLVGYDTPAELSDANGAIKTLGVDLQIANDVDADISHAHTWYACMAGYLAKMLHGTPLVITAHSLEPFRPWKKEQLGGGYNLSSWAEKEAYENADRVIAVSAGMREDILAAYPNVDPDKVVVVHNGITMSQFETPSDDDPGWKVFERYNIDRSKPTLLFVGRITRQKGLPYLLKALHLVDPGIQVVLCAGAPDTPEIMEEVKTAFAKLDEERGNIVWIEEMLPKHELNALEHGCDAFICPSIYEPLGIVNLEAMACGLPVVASATGGIPEVVVDGETGYLVPIDQLHDGTGTPTDPDKFVQDMADAINRIMADPELAKKMGQAGYERARDMFSWESIADKTVAVYQSVLDEQ; encoded by the coding sequence ATGAAGGTTGATATCCTTACCCGCGAATACCCGCCGAAAGTCTATGGCGGTGCCGGCGTGCACGCCGAGGAGCTGTCCAAGGTGCTGGCCGAGCGCGTCGATGTGACCGTGCGCGCCTTCGACGGCCCGCGCACCGAGGCCGACATCCCTGAGATTCCCGGTGACGATCCGGCCGGCTCGCTCAAGCTCGTCGGATATGACACCCCCGCCGAACTGTCCGACGCCAACGGCGCGATCAAAACGCTCGGCGTGGACCTGCAAATCGCCAACGATGTGGATGCCGACATCAGCCACGCGCACACCTGGTACGCCTGCATGGCCGGCTATCTGGCGAAGATGCTGCACGGCACCCCGCTGGTCATCACCGCGCACAGCCTTGAGCCCTTCCGCCCGTGGAAGAAGGAACAGCTCGGCGGCGGCTACAATCTGAGCTCCTGGGCCGAGAAGGAGGCCTACGAGAACGCCGACCGCGTGATCGCCGTCTCCGCCGGCATGCGTGAGGACATCCTCGCCGCCTATCCGAACGTCGACCCGGACAAGGTGGTCGTGGTGCACAACGGCATCACGATGAGCCAGTTCGAGACCCCCTCCGACGACGATCCGGGCTGGAAGGTGTTCGAACGCTACAACATCGACCGCAGCAAGCCGACCCTGCTGTTCGTGGGCCGCATCACCCGTCAGAAGGGTCTGCCGTATCTGCTCAAGGCGCTGCATCTGGTCGACCCCGGCATCCAGGTGGTGCTGTGCGCCGGCGCTCCCGACACTCCGGAAATCATGGAGGAGGTGAAAACCGCCTTCGCCAAACTCGACGAGGAGCGCGGCAACATCGTCTGGATCGAGGAGATGCTGCCCAAGCATGAGCTCAACGCGCTCGAGCATGGCTGCGATGCGTTCATCTGCCCGTCGATCTACGAGCCTCTCGGCATCGTGAACCTCGAGGCCATGGCCTGCGGCCTGCCGGTCGTCGCCTCCGCCACCGGCGGCATCCCCGAGGTCGTCGTGGACGGCGAGACCGGTTATCTCGTGCCGATCGACCAGCTGCACGACGGCACCGGCACCCCCACCGATCCGGACAAGTTCGTGCAGGATATGGCCGATGCGATCAATAGGATCATGGCCGACCCCGAGCTCGCCAAGAAGATGGGCCAGGCCGGTTACGAGCGCGCCCGCGACATGTTCAGCTGGGAGTCCATCGCCGACAAGACGGTCGCCGTCTACCAGTCGGTGCTCGACGAACAATAA
- a CDS encoding tRNA (adenine-N1)-methyltransferase, whose translation MRRGAFEAGEKVQFTDRKAKKITDQLVAGGSTQTEHGLILHDDVIGRTEGVVVTTVTAKREAQLNQAHPERDAAKPWKATRAIGGWQYAVMRPRLADYVLSMPRGAQIMYPKDIAQVIQLGDIRGGARVLESGAGSGAMSLNLLDAVGESGHLTTIELRPDFARVAEANATLYYGKRPSWWDLKTGDFDSVAATLDGHSFDRIVLDMLDPWNRLEQAYRVIAPGGVLIAYITTTTQMSRLVEALREAGTWTEPMIQETLERSWKAQGLAVRPDHQMIGHTGFLVVSRAMAEGFQALKKRDRATKDTVTDIDEMTAEEREAQLEDLELRDISDRKLRKVLRDLDRQVAVLDGDSADYLQE comes from the coding sequence ATGAGGCGCGGAGCGTTTGAGGCGGGGGAGAAGGTGCAGTTCACCGACCGCAAGGCGAAGAAGATCACCGACCAGCTGGTGGCGGGCGGCAGCACGCAGACCGAGCATGGGCTGATCCTGCACGACGATGTGATCGGGCGGACCGAGGGGGTCGTCGTCACCACGGTGACCGCCAAACGCGAGGCGCAGCTCAACCAGGCGCATCCCGAACGAGACGCGGCCAAGCCGTGGAAGGCGACACGCGCGATCGGCGGCTGGCAATACGCGGTGATGCGCCCAAGGCTGGCCGACTACGTGCTTTCCATGCCGCGCGGCGCGCAGATCATGTATCCCAAAGACATCGCGCAGGTCATCCAGCTCGGAGACATCCGTGGAGGCGCGCGAGTGCTCGAATCCGGCGCGGGCTCGGGGGCGATGAGTCTCAATCTGCTCGACGCCGTGGGGGAGTCGGGGCATCTGACCACCATCGAATTGCGTCCGGATTTCGCCCGCGTGGCCGAAGCGAACGCCACGCTGTATTACGGGAAGAGGCCCTCATGGTGGGATCTGAAAACCGGCGATTTCGATTCCGTCGCCGCCACGCTTGATGGGCATTCCTTCGACCGCATCGTGCTCGACATGCTCGACCCGTGGAACCGCTTGGAGCAGGCGTACCGCGTGATCGCGCCCGGCGGCGTGCTTATCGCCTACATCACCACCACCACGCAGATGAGCCGTCTGGTGGAGGCCTTGCGTGAGGCCGGCACTTGGACCGAGCCGATGATCCAGGAGACGCTGGAGCGCAGCTGGAAGGCGCAGGGGCTCGCCGTGCGTCCCGACCATCAGATGATCGGACACACCGGATTCCTCGTCGTCTCGCGTGCGATGGCGGAGGGATTCCAGGCGTTGAAGAAACGCGACCGCGCCACCAAGGACACGGTCACCGACATCGACGAGATGACGGCCGAGGAACGCGAGGCGCAGTTGGAGGATCTCGAATTACGGGACATCTCCGACCGCAAACTCCGCAAGGTGTTGCGCGACCTCGACAGGCAGGTCGCCGTGCTTGACGGCGATTCGGCCGATTATCTGCAAGAATAG